A stretch of Bos indicus x Bos taurus breed Angus x Brahman F1 hybrid chromosome 17, Bos_hybrid_MaternalHap_v2.0, whole genome shotgun sequence DNA encodes these proteins:
- the UBE2L3 gene encoding ubiquitin-conjugating enzyme E2 L3 isoform X1 has product MAASRRLMKELEEIRKCGMKNFRNIQVDEANLLTWQGLIVPDNPPYDKGAFRIEINFPAEYPFKPPKITFKTKIYHPNIDEKGQVCLPVISAENWKPATKTDQVIQSLIALVNDPQPEHPLRADLAEEYSKDRKKFCKNAEEFTKKYGEKRPVD; this is encoded by the exons GAGCTTGAAGAAATCCGCAAGTGTGGGATGAAAAACTTCCGTAACATCCAGGTCGATGAAGCTAATTTGCTGACTTGGCAAGGGCTCATTGTTCCC GACAACCCTCCCTATGATAAGGGGGCCTTCAGAATCGAAATCAACTTTCCAGCAGAGTACCCCTTCAAACCACCGAAGATCACGTTCAAAACGAAGATCTACCACCCGAACATCGACGAGAAGGGGCAGGTGTGTCTGCCTGTAATTAGTGCTGAAAACTGGAAGCCAGCAACCAAAACCGACCAAG TCATCCAGTCCCTCATAGCACTGGTGAACGACCCCCAGCCGGAGCACCCGCTCCGGGCTGACCTAGCCGAAGAATACTCTAAGGACCGTAAAAAATTCTGTaagaatgctgaagaatttaCAAAGAAATATGGGGAAAAGCGACCTGTGGACTAA
- the UBE2L3 gene encoding ubiquitin-conjugating enzyme E2 L3 isoform X2: MAASRRLMKDNPPYDKGAFRIEINFPAEYPFKPPKITFKTKIYHPNIDEKGQVCLPVISAENWKPATKTDQVIQSLIALVNDPQPEHPLRADLAEEYSKDRKKFCKNAEEFTKKYGEKRPVD, translated from the exons GACAACCCTCCCTATGATAAGGGGGCCTTCAGAATCGAAATCAACTTTCCAGCAGAGTACCCCTTCAAACCACCGAAGATCACGTTCAAAACGAAGATCTACCACCCGAACATCGACGAGAAGGGGCAGGTGTGTCTGCCTGTAATTAGTGCTGAAAACTGGAAGCCAGCAACCAAAACCGACCAAG TCATCCAGTCCCTCATAGCACTGGTGAACGACCCCCAGCCGGAGCACCCGCTCCGGGCTGACCTAGCCGAAGAATACTCTAAGGACCGTAAAAAATTCTGTaagaatgctgaagaatttaCAAAGAAATATGGGGAAAAGCGACCTGTGGACTAA
- the YDJC gene encoding carbohydrate deacetylase isoform X2 translates to MRHFCSRCKSRARGGAGHPACRDPRDRQAARTKAERGRVRRGGASGDVGGGAWTVRSRARTLARPADGGPMARLRVRLVVTADDFGYCPRRDEGIVEAFLAGAVTSVSLLVNGSAAESAAELARRHQIPTGLHANLSEGRPVGPARHGASSLIGSEGFFLGKMGFRRAVAAGEVILPQVREELEAQLSRFRELLGRDPTHVDGHQHVHVLPGVCRVFAEALQACGVRFTRLPLERGVDGCAWLEAPARAFAGAVEQDARAAIGPFVHHGLRARTAGSACPGRCAALHPGRPRRQEARRGGCQQSRSGTLCGALPTVTLADS, encoded by the exons ATGAGACATTTTTGCAGTCGCTGCAAGTCCCGCGctcggggtggggcggggcaccCGGCTTGCAGGGACCCCCGGGACCGGCAGGCGGCGAGAACAAAGGCCGAGCGCGGGCGCGTGCGTCGGGGCGGGGCCTCGGGCGACgtcgggggcggggcctggaccGTCCGCTCGCGCGCTCGAACCCTCGCGCGTCCTGCGGACGGAGGCCCCATGGCCCGGCTTCGCGTGCGGCTGGTGGTCACGGCAGACGACTTTGGCTACTGCCCGCGGCGCGACGAGGGCATTGTGGAAGCCTTCCTGGCCGGGGCTGTCACCAGCGTGTCCCTGCTGGTCAACGGTTCGGCCGCCGAGAGCGCGGCTGAACTGGCCCGCAG GCACCAGATCCCCACGGGCCTCCACGCCAACCTGTCCGAGGGCCGCCCCGTGGGCCCGGCCCGCCATGGCGCCTCTTCGCTGATCGGCTCCGAGGGCTTCTTCCTCGGCAAGATGGGATTCCGGCGGGCGGTGGCGGCTGGAGAAGTGATCTTGCCCCAG GTGCGAGAAGAGCTGGAGGCCCAGCTGAGCCGCTTCCGGGAGTTACTGGGCAGGGACCCTACTCACGTGGACGGCCACCAGCACGTGCACGTGCTCCCAG GCGTGTGCCGGGTGTTCGCCGAGGCCCTGCAGGCCTGCGGAGTGCGCTTCACTAGGCTGCCGCTGGAGCGCGGGGTGGACGGCTGCGCCTGGCTGGAGGCCCCAGCGCGCGCCTTTGCCGGCGCCGTGGAGCAAGACGCCCGCGCCGCCATCGGTCCCTTTGTCCACCATGGCCTTCG CGCCCGCACTGCGGGCTCAGCTTGCCCAGGACGGTGTGCAGCTCTGCACCCTGGAAGACCTAGACGGCAAGAGGCCCGGAGAGGGGGCTGCCAGCAGAGCCGCTCGGGAACCCTTTGTGGAGCCCTCCCCACCGTGACCCTGGCAGACAGCTGA
- the YDJC gene encoding carbohydrate deacetylase isoform X1 codes for MRHFCSRCKSRARGGAGHPACRDPRDRQAARTKAERGRVRRGGASGDVGGGAWTVRSRARTLARPADGGPMARLRVRLVVTADDFGYCPRRDEGIVEAFLAGAVTSVSLLVNGSAAESAAELARRHQIPTGLHANLSEGRPVGPARHGASSLIGSEGFFLGKMGFRRAVAAGEVILPQVREELEAQLSRFRELLGRDPTHVDGHQHVHVLPGVCRVFAEALQACGVRFTRLPLERGVDGCAWLEAPARAFAGAVEQDARAAIGPFVHHGLRWTDVFVGLSTCGRNMSAHRVLEALARALEGVPTGQAVTAELMAHPGYPSVPPLGGCGEGPDAFSCSLDRLHELRVLTAPALRAQLAQDGVQLCTLEDLDGKRPGEGAASRAAREPFVEPSPP; via the exons ATGAGACATTTTTGCAGTCGCTGCAAGTCCCGCGctcggggtggggcggggcaccCGGCTTGCAGGGACCCCCGGGACCGGCAGGCGGCGAGAACAAAGGCCGAGCGCGGGCGCGTGCGTCGGGGCGGGGCCTCGGGCGACgtcgggggcggggcctggaccGTCCGCTCGCGCGCTCGAACCCTCGCGCGTCCTGCGGACGGAGGCCCCATGGCCCGGCTTCGCGTGCGGCTGGTGGTCACGGCAGACGACTTTGGCTACTGCCCGCGGCGCGACGAGGGCATTGTGGAAGCCTTCCTGGCCGGGGCTGTCACCAGCGTGTCCCTGCTGGTCAACGGTTCGGCCGCCGAGAGCGCGGCTGAACTGGCCCGCAG GCACCAGATCCCCACGGGCCTCCACGCCAACCTGTCCGAGGGCCGCCCCGTGGGCCCGGCCCGCCATGGCGCCTCTTCGCTGATCGGCTCCGAGGGCTTCTTCCTCGGCAAGATGGGATTCCGGCGGGCGGTGGCGGCTGGAGAAGTGATCTTGCCCCAG GTGCGAGAAGAGCTGGAGGCCCAGCTGAGCCGCTTCCGGGAGTTACTGGGCAGGGACCCTACTCACGTGGACGGCCACCAGCACGTGCACGTGCTCCCAG GCGTGTGCCGGGTGTTCGCCGAGGCCCTGCAGGCCTGCGGAGTGCGCTTCACTAGGCTGCCGCTGGAGCGCGGGGTGGACGGCTGCGCCTGGCTGGAGGCCCCAGCGCGCGCCTTTGCCGGCGCCGTGGAGCAAGACGCCCGCGCCGCCATCGGTCCCTTTGTCCACCATGGCCTTCG GTGGACCGACGTCTTCGTGGGCCTGAGCACCTGCGGTCGGAATATGTCCGCGCACCGAGTGCTGGAGGCGCTGGCTCGGGCCCTGGAAGGTGTGCCCACTGGCCAGGCAGTGACGGCCGAGCTGATGGCACACCCTGGCTACCCAAGCGTGCCTCCTCTTGGGGGCTGCGGGGAGGGCCCCGACGCCTTCTCCTGCTCTTTGGATCGCCTGCATGAGCTGCGTGTCCTCACGGCGCCCGCACTGCGGGCTCAGCTTGCCCAGGACGGTGTGCAGCTCTGCACCCTGGAAGACCTAGACGGCAAGAGGCCCGGAGAGGGGGCTGCCAGCAGAGCCGCTCGGGAACCCTTTGTGGAGCCCTCCCCACCGTGA